A genomic stretch from Bacillus sp. E(2018) includes:
- a CDS encoding Cof-type HAD-IIB family hydrolase encodes MNDKIVFFDIDGTLVNDEKKIPDSTKESISQLKKNGVHVAIATGRGPFMFEPIREELEVDSFVSFNGSYVVFKDEVIHKTPLSREAILKIEEEAEKAGHPLVYLDHERATSNADNHEIIKNCTFNLMPSYPVFHPGFYKENEVYQVLLFCQEQHEHVYRDGYKGTFDFIRWHENALDILPTGGSKAKGIQAFMKKMNMKPENVYAFGDALNDIEMLTAAGTGIAMGNGLQEAKDAADFVTKSVDEDGIYHGLKHFGLI; translated from the coding sequence ATGAATGACAAAATAGTATTTTTTGATATAGATGGAACGCTAGTAAATGATGAGAAAAAAATTCCTGACAGTACGAAAGAGAGTATTTCTCAGTTGAAAAAGAATGGCGTACATGTAGCAATCGCTACTGGACGAGGTCCGTTTATGTTTGAACCGATTCGTGAGGAATTAGAGGTTGATTCGTTTGTAAGCTTTAACGGATCTTATGTTGTTTTTAAAGATGAAGTGATTCATAAGACACCGTTATCCAGAGAAGCAATTCTTAAAATTGAAGAAGAAGCAGAGAAGGCAGGTCATCCTCTGGTCTATCTTGATCATGAAAGAGCGACAAGCAATGCTGATAATCATGAGATCATTAAGAACTGTACGTTTAATCTCATGCCAAGTTATCCCGTTTTCCACCCTGGTTTCTATAAGGAAAATGAAGTTTATCAAGTTTTATTATTTTGCCAGGAACAGCATGAACATGTATACCGAGATGGATACAAAGGTACGTTTGATTTTATTCGCTGGCATGAAAATGCATTAGACATTTTGCCCACGGGTGGTTCTAAAGCAAAAGGAATTCAGGCGTTCATGAAAAAGATGAACATGAAACCCGAAAACGTATACGCGTTCGGTGATGCGTTAAATGATATCGAGATGCTTACAGCAGCAGGAACAGGAATCGCGATGGGCAATGGTTTACAAGAAGCAAAAGACGCAGCTGACTTTGTAACAAAATCAGTTGATGAAGATGGCATCTATCATGGACTTAAGCATTTTGGATTAATCTAA
- a CDS encoding DMT family transporter, translating to MMGKQKENSRWKGIGLALTGASLWGFSGNAAEWIFSHSAMTATWLVSVRMVMAGALLLFLISFHRNIFEVWRNKKDRFDLVVFSLTGMLGAQLTFFLSIEAGNAPTATLLQFLGPVFITVYFALKFLKWPKRKEWIAVLMALSGTFLLLTNGSLQEITVSEKAVFWGVLSGISVAVYTVYPVRLLKQYASATIVGWAMLLGGAAVSIFTQPWQANEIDWSFALFGMLSFVVVFGTLLPFYLYLDSLKYISSTETSLLGSAEPLVATLVSVIWLGTAFGSYQTAGGMLIIMTVFLLSMPEKGLIQVNQSVRK from the coding sequence ATGATGGGAAAGCAAAAAGAAAATTCCCGGTGGAAAGGTATAGGACTTGCATTAACAGGAGCTTCACTCTGGGGATTCTCAGGAAATGCTGCAGAATGGATCTTTTCACATTCAGCAATGACTGCCACATGGTTAGTTTCTGTCCGCATGGTGATGGCTGGAGCGCTGCTGTTATTTCTTATTTCTTTTCATCGCAATATATTTGAAGTTTGGAGAAATAAAAAAGACCGATTTGATTTAGTGGTATTTTCTTTAACGGGTATGCTTGGAGCACAGCTCACGTTCTTTTTGAGTATAGAAGCGGGAAATGCACCAACGGCAACCCTGCTTCAGTTTTTAGGTCCTGTCTTTATTACGGTTTACTTTGCGTTGAAATTTTTGAAATGGCCAAAACGAAAAGAATGGATTGCCGTTCTAATGGCTCTATCAGGAACGTTTTTATTACTAACAAACGGAAGTTTACAAGAGATAACCGTTTCTGAGAAAGCTGTTTTTTGGGGAGTTCTGTCAGGAATATCTGTTGCGGTATATACGGTTTATCCTGTAAGACTGCTGAAGCAATATGCTTCTGCTACAATCGTAGGCTGGGCTATGTTGCTTGGTGGTGCTGCTGTTTCCATTTTTACTCAGCCTTGGCAGGCGAATGAGATTGATTGGTCATTCGCACTTTTTGGGATGCTGTCATTTGTTGTAGTATTCGGAACACTATTGCCTTTTTATCTTTACTTAGACTCTTTAAAGTATATAAGCTCGACAGAAACGAGCTTACTTGGAAGCGCTGAACCTTTAGTAGCTACACTAGTGTCGGTTATTTGGCTTGGTACTGCGTTTGGAAGTTACCAGACTGCTGGTGGTATGCTCATTATTATGACAGTATTCTTATTGTCAATGCCTGAAAAAGGATTAATCCAAGTAAATCAATCCGTAAGAAAGTAA
- a CDS encoding alpha/beta-type small acid-soluble spore protein yields MARNNNSNELVVAGAQAALDQMKYEIASEFGVQLGPDTTSRANGSVGGEITKRLVQMAEQQLGGGYRR; encoded by the coding sequence ATGGCACGTAACAATAACTCTAACGAATTAGTAGTAGCTGGAGCACAAGCAGCTTTGGATCAAATGAAGTATGAAATCGCTTCTGAGTTTGGTGTTCAACTAGGACCAGACACAACATCCCGTGCGAATGGATCTGTTGGTGGTGAAATCACTAAACGTCTTGTTCAAATGGCTGAACAACAGCTAGGTGGCGGATACCGACGCTAA